A genomic segment from Canis lupus dingo isolate Sandy chromosome 23, ASM325472v2, whole genome shotgun sequence encodes:
- the LXN gene encoding latexin gives MEIPPTHFPAARAASVAENCINYQQGTPHKVFQVQTVAQASVQDIPEKGHKYCLKFSVEEIIQKQVTLNCTAEVLYPLTGQDTAPEVNFTFEGEIGKNPDKEDNTFYQRLKSMKEPLEAQNIPDGLGTVPPEMEPVRHLAWVACGYVIWQNSTENTWYKMAKIHRVKQVQRNDDFIELDYTVLLHDIASQEIIPWQMQVLWHPQYGTKVKHNTRLPKEAQPE, from the exons ATGGAGATCCCGCCGACCCACTTCCCAGCCGCGCGGGCGGCCTCGGTGGCCGAGAACTGCATCAACTACCAGCAGGGGACCCCCCACAAGGTGTTCCAGGTGCAGACGGTCGCACAGGCCAGCGTGCAG GATATTCCGGAAAAAGGACATAAGTATTGCCTTAAATTTTCTGTGGAAGAAATTATCCAAAAA CAAGTTACCCTGAACTGCACAGCTGAAGTCCTTTACCCTCTGACGGGACAAGATACCGCACCAGAAGTCAACTTCACATTTGAAGGAGAAATTGGAAAGAACCCAGATAAAGAAGATAACACATTTTACCAAAGACTCAAGTCCATGAAGGAACCACTTGAAGCACAAAATATTCCAG ACGGTCTCGGGACCGTGCCCCCGGAGATGGAGCCAGTCCGACACCTGGCCTGGGTCGCCTGCGGTTACGTTATATGGCAGAACTCGACGGAGAACACGTGGTACAAAATGGCGAAGATTCACAGGGTCAAGCAAGTG cAAAGAAATGATGACTTCATTGAGTTAGACTACACTGTTCTACTTCATGACATTGCATCTCAG GAGATTATTCCTTGGCAAATGCAAGTTCTCTGGCATCCGCAATATGGTACTAAAGTCAAACATAATACCCGTCTGCCAAAGGAAGCACAACCGGAATAA